The following are encoded in a window of Panicum virgatum strain AP13 chromosome 5N, P.virgatum_v5, whole genome shotgun sequence genomic DNA:
- the LOC120673414 gene encoding 2-oxoglutarate and iron-dependent oxygenase JMJD4-like isoform X3, giving the protein MDGRVKVVGQVECVDGASLTYAEFVDRFMAPNRPVVLTGLTASWRACEDWTLPGPGDRRRPDLSFFARNFPSPLVQVADCSSREFTDQKRLEMSMQEFIDHWVGDAHGGSSAGDRESSLLYLKDWHFVKEYPDYVAYTTPTFFVDDWLNMYLDSHPIHRDSDIANHKNEINCSDYRFVYMGEKGTWTPLHADVFRSYSWSANICGRKQWLFLPPSQSHRVFDRYMRSSVYNLNDDVSEKLFPEFNKTEWLECIQEQNEIIFVPSGWYHQVHNLEDTISINHNWFNAYNLHWVWNLLYEDYKVAKEYIEDIRDICDDFEGLCQRNLAANTGMNFYDFFIFIVRFALANVIELYHVQQPEVATFSTETAHHFVYNLKSIRNVASKMLTTEAFTTENLRSISEDNRNAFSNVKQILEEESFRRLLVILSKIW; this is encoded by the exons ATGGACGGCCGCGTGAAGGTGGTGGGGCAGGTGGAGTGCGTTGACGGAGCGTCGCTGACCTACGCGGAGTTCGTCGACCGCTTCATGGCGCCCAACCGACCCGTCGTCCTCACGGGGCTCACCGCGTCCTGGCGGGCCTGCGAGGACTGGACGCTCCCCGGCCCCGGCGACCGCCGTCGCCCTGACCTCAGCTTCTTCGCCCGGAacttcccctcccctctcgtCCAG GTCGCTGACTGCTCCTCGAGGGAGTTCACGGACCAGAAGCGCCTTGAGATGTCCATGCAGGAGTTCATAGACCATTGGGTTGGAGACGCTCACGGTGGCTCCAGTGCTGGGGATCGCGAGAGCTCCCTGTTGTATCTGAAAGATTGGCATTTCGTTAAG GAGTACcctgattatgttgcatatacTACACCAACATTCTTTGTTGATGATTGGCTCAACATGTATCTTGACAGTCACCCTATACATAGAGATTCTGACATTGCCAAtcataaaaatgaaataaactGTTCGGACTATCGGTTTGTTTACATGGGAGAAAAAG GAACTTGGACTCCTCTGCATGCTGATGTTTTTAGGTCATACAGCTGGTCAGCAAACATTTGTGGGAGAAAACAATGGCTGTTTCTACCACCATCACAAAGTCATCGTGTATTTGATAG GTACATGAGATCCTCAGTCTATAACTTAAATGATGATGTTTCTGAAAAGCTTTTTCCTGAATTCAATAag ACTGAATGGCTAGAGTGCATTCAAGAGCAgaatgaaatcatatttgttccCAGTGGATGGTATCACCAAGTACATAACCTG GAGGATACTATATCTATAAACCATAATTGGTTTAATGCCTACAACCTGCACTGGGTG TGGAACTTGCTTTATGAAGACTACAAAGTTGCAAAAGAATATATTGAAGACATTCGAGATATATGTGATGATTTTGAAGGGCTTTGCCAACGGAACTTGGCGGCTAATACAG GGATGAACTTCTATGATTTCTTCATTTTCATTGTGCGGTTTGCTTTAGCCAATGTAATTGAGCTTTACCATGTTCAGCAGCCAGAGGTTGCAACATTTTCAACAGAAACTGCACACCATTTTGTCTATAATCTGAAGTCAATTCGTAATGTTGCATCAAAAATGCTAACTACAGAGGCTTTCACTACTGAGAATCTTCGTAGTATTTCTGAAGATAACCGAAATGCTTTCTCCAATGTCAAACAAATATTAGAAGAGGAGAGTTTCAGAAGGCTATTGGTGATACTGTCAAAG ATTTGGTGA
- the LOC120673414 gene encoding 2-oxoglutarate and iron-dependent oxygenase JMJD4-like isoform X2 — MDGRVKVVGQVECVDGASLTYAEFVDRFMAPNRPVVLTGLTASWRACEDWTLPGPGDRRRPDLSFFARNFPSPLVQVADCSSREFTDQKRLEMSMQEFIDHWVGDAHGGSSAGDRESSLLYLKDWHFVKEYPDYVAYTTPTFFVDDWLNMYLDSHPIHRDSDIANHKNEINCSDYRFVYMGEKGTWTPLHADVFRSYSWSANICGRKQWLFLPPSQSHRVFDRYMRSSVYNLNDDVSEKLFPEFNKTEWLECIQEQNEIIFVPSGWYHQVHNLEDTISINHNWFNAYNLHWVWNLLYEDYKVAKEYIEDIRDICDDFEGLCQRNLAANTGMNFYDFFIFIVRFALANVIELYHVQQPEVATFSTETAHHFVYNLKSIRNVASKMLTTEAFTTENLRSISEDNRNAFSNVKQILEEESFRRLLVILSKCSCFMT; from the exons ATGGACGGCCGCGTGAAGGTGGTGGGGCAGGTGGAGTGCGTTGACGGAGCGTCGCTGACCTACGCGGAGTTCGTCGACCGCTTCATGGCGCCCAACCGACCCGTCGTCCTCACGGGGCTCACCGCGTCCTGGCGGGCCTGCGAGGACTGGACGCTCCCCGGCCCCGGCGACCGCCGTCGCCCTGACCTCAGCTTCTTCGCCCGGAacttcccctcccctctcgtCCAG GTCGCTGACTGCTCCTCGAGGGAGTTCACGGACCAGAAGCGCCTTGAGATGTCCATGCAGGAGTTCATAGACCATTGGGTTGGAGACGCTCACGGTGGCTCCAGTGCTGGGGATCGCGAGAGCTCCCTGTTGTATCTGAAAGATTGGCATTTCGTTAAG GAGTACcctgattatgttgcatatacTACACCAACATTCTTTGTTGATGATTGGCTCAACATGTATCTTGACAGTCACCCTATACATAGAGATTCTGACATTGCCAAtcataaaaatgaaataaactGTTCGGACTATCGGTTTGTTTACATGGGAGAAAAAG GAACTTGGACTCCTCTGCATGCTGATGTTTTTAGGTCATACAGCTGGTCAGCAAACATTTGTGGGAGAAAACAATGGCTGTTTCTACCACCATCACAAAGTCATCGTGTATTTGATAG GTACATGAGATCCTCAGTCTATAACTTAAATGATGATGTTTCTGAAAAGCTTTTTCCTGAATTCAATAag ACTGAATGGCTAGAGTGCATTCAAGAGCAgaatgaaatcatatttgttccCAGTGGATGGTATCACCAAGTACATAACCTG GAGGATACTATATCTATAAACCATAATTGGTTTAATGCCTACAACCTGCACTGGGTG TGGAACTTGCTTTATGAAGACTACAAAGTTGCAAAAGAATATATTGAAGACATTCGAGATATATGTGATGATTTTGAAGGGCTTTGCCAACGGAACTTGGCGGCTAATACAG GGATGAACTTCTATGATTTCTTCATTTTCATTGTGCGGTTTGCTTTAGCCAATGTAATTGAGCTTTACCATGTTCAGCAGCCAGAGGTTGCAACATTTTCAACAGAAACTGCACACCATTTTGTCTATAATCTGAAGTCAATTCGTAATGTTGCATCAAAAATGCTAACTACAGAGGCTTTCACTACTGAGAATCTTCGTAGTATTTCTGAAGATAACCGAAATGCTTTCTCCAATGTCAAACAAATATTAGAAGAGGAGAGTTTCAGAAGGCTATTGGTGATACTGTCAAAG TGCTCATGTTTTATGACGTAA
- the LOC120673414 gene encoding 2-oxoglutarate and iron-dependent oxygenase JMJD4-like isoform X1: MDGRVKVVGQVECVDGASLTYAEFVDRFMAPNRPVVLTGLTASWRACEDWTLPGPGDRRRPDLSFFARNFPSPLVQVADCSSREFTDQKRLEMSMQEFIDHWVGDAHGGSSAGDRESSLLYLKDWHFVKEYPDYVAYTTPTFFVDDWLNMYLDSHPIHRDSDIANHKNEINCSDYRFVYMGEKGTWTPLHADVFRSYSWSANICGRKQWLFLPPSQSHRVFDRYMRSSVYNLNDDVSEKLFPEFNKTEWLECIQEQNEIIFVPSGWYHQVHNLEDTISINHNWFNAYNLHWVWNLLYEDYKVAKEYIEDIRDICDDFEGLCQRNLAANTGMNFYDFFIFIVRFALANVIELYHVQQPEVATFSTETAHHFVYNLKSIRNVASKMLTTEAFTTENLRSISEDNRNAFSNVKQILEEESFRRLLVILSKVYEHIDRGQRICLKSSTSYQKSCLSVICLKSDCNVVDHIISLIGEVCVPADLVTLIDSALSDG, encoded by the exons ATGGACGGCCGCGTGAAGGTGGTGGGGCAGGTGGAGTGCGTTGACGGAGCGTCGCTGACCTACGCGGAGTTCGTCGACCGCTTCATGGCGCCCAACCGACCCGTCGTCCTCACGGGGCTCACCGCGTCCTGGCGGGCCTGCGAGGACTGGACGCTCCCCGGCCCCGGCGACCGCCGTCGCCCTGACCTCAGCTTCTTCGCCCGGAacttcccctcccctctcgtCCAG GTCGCTGACTGCTCCTCGAGGGAGTTCACGGACCAGAAGCGCCTTGAGATGTCCATGCAGGAGTTCATAGACCATTGGGTTGGAGACGCTCACGGTGGCTCCAGTGCTGGGGATCGCGAGAGCTCCCTGTTGTATCTGAAAGATTGGCATTTCGTTAAG GAGTACcctgattatgttgcatatacTACACCAACATTCTTTGTTGATGATTGGCTCAACATGTATCTTGACAGTCACCCTATACATAGAGATTCTGACATTGCCAAtcataaaaatgaaataaactGTTCGGACTATCGGTTTGTTTACATGGGAGAAAAAG GAACTTGGACTCCTCTGCATGCTGATGTTTTTAGGTCATACAGCTGGTCAGCAAACATTTGTGGGAGAAAACAATGGCTGTTTCTACCACCATCACAAAGTCATCGTGTATTTGATAG GTACATGAGATCCTCAGTCTATAACTTAAATGATGATGTTTCTGAAAAGCTTTTTCCTGAATTCAATAag ACTGAATGGCTAGAGTGCATTCAAGAGCAgaatgaaatcatatttgttccCAGTGGATGGTATCACCAAGTACATAACCTG GAGGATACTATATCTATAAACCATAATTGGTTTAATGCCTACAACCTGCACTGGGTG TGGAACTTGCTTTATGAAGACTACAAAGTTGCAAAAGAATATATTGAAGACATTCGAGATATATGTGATGATTTTGAAGGGCTTTGCCAACGGAACTTGGCGGCTAATACAG GGATGAACTTCTATGATTTCTTCATTTTCATTGTGCGGTTTGCTTTAGCCAATGTAATTGAGCTTTACCATGTTCAGCAGCCAGAGGTTGCAACATTTTCAACAGAAACTGCACACCATTTTGTCTATAATCTGAAGTCAATTCGTAATGTTGCATCAAAAATGCTAACTACAGAGGCTTTCACTACTGAGAATCTTCGTAGTATTTCTGAAGATAACCGAAATGCTTTCTCCAATGTCAAACAAATATTAGAAGAGGAGAGTTTCAGAAGGCTATTGGTGATACTGTCAAAGGTATATGAACACATAGACAGAGGGCAAAGAATTTGTCTTAAATCTTCTACTTCATATCAGAAGAGCTGTTTGTCAGTGATCTGCTTGAAATCTGATTGCAATGTCGTTGATCACATTATTTCTTTGATCGGTGAAGTTTGTGTACCTGCAGATTTGGTGACACTAATTGATAGTGCTCTCTCAGATGGATAG
- the LOC120673414 gene encoding 2-oxoglutarate and iron-dependent oxygenase JMJD4-like isoform X4: protein MSMQEFIDHWVGDAHGGSSAGDRESSLLYLKDWHFVKEYPDYVAYTTPTFFVDDWLNMYLDSHPIHRDSDIANHKNEINCSDYRFVYMGEKGTWTPLHADVFRSYSWSANICGRKQWLFLPPSQSHRVFDRYMRSSVYNLNDDVSEKLFPEFNKTEWLECIQEQNEIIFVPSGWYHQVHNLEDTISINHNWFNAYNLHWVWNLLYEDYKVAKEYIEDIRDICDDFEGLCQRNLAANTGMNFYDFFIFIVRFALANVIELYHVQQPEVATFSTETAHHFVYNLKSIRNVASKMLTTEAFTTENLRSISEDNRNAFSNVKQILEEESFRRLLVILSKVYEHIDRGQRICLKSSTSYQKSCLSVICLKSDCNVVDHIISLIGEVCVPADLVTLIDSALSDG, encoded by the exons ATGTCCATGCAGGAGTTCATAGACCATTGGGTTGGAGACGCTCACGGTGGCTCCAGTGCTGGGGATCGCGAGAGCTCCCTGTTGTATCTGAAAGATTGGCATTTCGTTAAG GAGTACcctgattatgttgcatatacTACACCAACATTCTTTGTTGATGATTGGCTCAACATGTATCTTGACAGTCACCCTATACATAGAGATTCTGACATTGCCAAtcataaaaatgaaataaactGTTCGGACTATCGGTTTGTTTACATGGGAGAAAAAG GAACTTGGACTCCTCTGCATGCTGATGTTTTTAGGTCATACAGCTGGTCAGCAAACATTTGTGGGAGAAAACAATGGCTGTTTCTACCACCATCACAAAGTCATCGTGTATTTGATAG GTACATGAGATCCTCAGTCTATAACTTAAATGATGATGTTTCTGAAAAGCTTTTTCCTGAATTCAATAag ACTGAATGGCTAGAGTGCATTCAAGAGCAgaatgaaatcatatttgttccCAGTGGATGGTATCACCAAGTACATAACCTG GAGGATACTATATCTATAAACCATAATTGGTTTAATGCCTACAACCTGCACTGGGTG TGGAACTTGCTTTATGAAGACTACAAAGTTGCAAAAGAATATATTGAAGACATTCGAGATATATGTGATGATTTTGAAGGGCTTTGCCAACGGAACTTGGCGGCTAATACAG GGATGAACTTCTATGATTTCTTCATTTTCATTGTGCGGTTTGCTTTAGCCAATGTAATTGAGCTTTACCATGTTCAGCAGCCAGAGGTTGCAACATTTTCAACAGAAACTGCACACCATTTTGTCTATAATCTGAAGTCAATTCGTAATGTTGCATCAAAAATGCTAACTACAGAGGCTTTCACTACTGAGAATCTTCGTAGTATTTCTGAAGATAACCGAAATGCTTTCTCCAATGTCAAACAAATATTAGAAGAGGAGAGTTTCAGAAGGCTATTGGTGATACTGTCAAAGGTATATGAACACATAGACAGAGGGCAAAGAATTTGTCTTAAATCTTCTACTTCATATCAGAAGAGCTGTTTGTCAGTGATCTGCTTGAAATCTGATTGCAATGTCGTTGATCACATTATTTCTTTGATCGGTGAAGTTTGTGTACCTGCAGATTTGGTGACACTAATTGATAGTGCTCTCTCAGATGGATAG
- the LOC120673415 gene encoding uncharacterized protein LOC120673415 encodes MAAGASPSSASLALLVALLLLAGWASAANQTQGFRPGDELRRYRRVQALLRRLNKPALRTIQSPDGDLIDCVAAHLQPAFDHPRLRGQRPLDPPVRPKGHHRRRPNDTAGAGAQLWAASGESCPEGYVPIRRTTEADVLRASSVRRFGRAPAARVRRDSVAGGHEHAVGYVAGDVYYGAKASINVWPPKVSTASEFSLSQIWVIAGSFGNDLNTIEAGWQVSPQLYGDNSPRFFTYWTTDAYQTTGCYNLLCSGFIQTNSRIAMGAAISPTSAYNAGQFDISLLVWKDPNHGNWWLEFGSGELVGYWPSLLFSHLASHASMVQFGGEVVNTRASGSHTATQMGSGHFAGEGFGRASYFRNLEVVDWDNSLVPLAAGFHVTADHPNCYDIQGGVNAVWGNYFYYGGPGRNVRCT; translated from the exons ATGGCAGCCGGCGCGTCGCCTTCGTCCGCGTCCCTCGCGCTCCTCGTCGCGCTGCTGCTTCTCGCCGgctgggcgtcggcggcgaaccAGACGCAGGGGTTCCGGCCCGGCGACGAGCTCCGGCGGTACAGGAGGGTGCAGGCGCTGCTCAGGCGGCTCAACAAGCCGGCGCTCCGGACCATCCAG AGCCCCGACGGCGACCTCATCGACTGCGTGGCGGCGCACCTGCAGCCTGCGTTCGACCACCCGAGGCTGCGCGGCCAGAGGCCACTG GACCCGCCGGTGCGGCCCAAggggcaccaccgccgccgccccaacgacacggcgggcgccggcgcgcaGCTCTGGGCGGCGTCCGGGGAGTCCTGCCCGGAGGGCTACGTGCCCATCAGGCGGACCACGGAGGCCGACGTGCTCCGCGCCAGCTCCGTCCGGCGCTTCGGCAGGGCGCCCGCCGCCAGGGTGCGGCGCGactccgtcgccggcggccacgaG CACGCGGTGGGgtacgtcgccggcgacgtgtaCTACGGCGCCAAGGCGAGCATCAACGTGTGGCCGCCCAAGGTGAGCACGGCGTCGGAGTTCAGCCTGTCGCAGATCTGGGTCATCGCGGGCTCCTTCGGCAACGACCTCAACACCATCGAGGCGGGGTGGCAGGTCAGCCCGCAGCTCTACGGGGACAACTCGCCGAGGTTCTTCACCTACTGGACG ACGGACGCGTACCAGACGACGGGGTGCTACAACCTCCTCTGCTCGGGCTTCATCCAGACCAACAGCCGCATCGCCATGGGCGCCGCCATCTCCCCCACCTCCGCCTACAACGCCGGCCAGTTCGACATCAGCCTGCTCGTCTGGAAG GACCCGAACCACGGCAACTGGTGGCTGGAGTTCGGCTCCGGCGAGCTGGTGGGGTACTGGCCGTCGCTGCTGTTCAGCCACCTGGCGTCGCACGCGAGCATGGTGCAGttcggcggcgaggtggtgaACACGCGCGCGTCCGGCTCGCACACGGCCACGCAGATGGGCAGCGGCCACTTCGCCGGCGAGGGCTTCGGCCGCGCCTCGTACTTCCGGAACCTGGAGGTGGTGGACTGGGACAACAGCCtggtgccgctcgccgccggcttcCACGTCACCGCCGACCACCCCAACTGCTACGACATCCAGGGCGGCGTCAACGCCGTCTGGGGCAACTACTTCTACTACGGCGGGCCCGGCAGGAACGTCAGGTGCACGTAG